The Anabaena sp. PCC 7108 region GGAGAACAAGGGGAGATTTTAGAATTACTTGCGGTGAAAACAGAGTTACCTGTATCTATCACTTTAATGATGGCTTTACCGAAAGGAAATGGCTTTGATGATGTGATTCGCTGTTGTACAGAGTTAGGAGTAACTTGTATTCTACCGATTTTGAGCGATCGCACCTTATTAAATCCCAGTCCACAAAAACTAGAACGCTGGCGACGCATTGCCGCAGAAGCCGCTGAACAATCAGAACGGGCTTTTGTTCCCACGATTTTAGAGCCTGTAGCTTTTAGCAATGCCATCAATGAATATAAAATAAATCACCGTTATATTTGTGAAGCTCGTGGTGATTATCCACATTTAAACCAAATTATGAATATATTATCTGGTGAAATTATAATTGCGACAGGCCCTGAAGGAGGATGGACAGACAAAGAAATTGAGATAGCTGTAACAGCGGGATTTCAACCTGTTTCCCTAGGAAATCGGATTTTGCGAGCAGTCACCGCCCCAATTGTCGCCATATCGTTAATTGCTGCTACT contains the following coding sequences:
- a CDS encoding 16S rRNA (uracil(1498)-N(3))-methyltransferase, whose product is MSQLQRITVNPSQLQETQLLLTPQQQHYLLRVLRLRDGDKFIAMDGIGKWWLAQLTGEQGEILELLAVKTELPVSITLMMALPKGNGFDDVIRCCTELGVTCILPILSDRTLLNPSPQKLERWRRIAAEAAEQSERAFVPTILEPVAFSNAINEYKINHRYICEARGDYPHLNQIMNILSGEIIIATGPEGGWTDKEIEIAVTAGFQPVSLGNRILRAVTAPIVAISLIAATCEV